The Magnolia sinica isolate HGM2019 chromosome 3, MsV1, whole genome shotgun sequence genome includes the window tcaaaaagtaaatgTATTCCTTTTTCTTTAAGTACTACAAaaacatcttctatgtttgaacttgtgcatacaaATGTCTGGGGTCCATCACCAATTATGTccctctctgggttacgatactatgttatatttattgatgatttcacacggtacacttggatttactttctgcaatcaaagtcacaggtttttgaaaaattcaagttatttcactctatagTAGAGACTCAGtttcgggttccagttcaaactctcggctctgactcagggggggaattTCTCTCTACCGAATTTCGTACCTTTCTTcaaggtcatgggattattcatcagaccacctgttctgatactccacaacaaaatggggtggctgaacgaaaaaatcgtcatattgttgaaactgccaacacttTGATGActgctatgagtgttcctcgttctttctgggcggaagccATGTTACATTCAATCTACTTggttaaccggatgccaaccaaagttctgaatggtaaatctccctactttgttctcaccggcttacctcctgcatattccacactttgtgtgtttggttgtatttgttatgttcacctggcttcacgtgaacgtaatagactatctccaaaatcggtcaaatgtatgtacttgggatttggggaaactcaaaaaggttttcgatgttatgatcctgtttctcgtcgtgttcgggtttcacgacatgttatttttcttgatcatattgcctttcattcatctcttcctcctccgcacactccaaactcttctGGTCTAACCACTTTTCCTGAAATTCCgtttgcctcgagtactctccctcgtccattgcaggtatactcacgtcgaccacgtacagatctaccacctattactcaacccgaaccaacTGTACCTGTTGTGgatcctgaacctacctcgatacgtcgttctgctcgtgaacatcgagcgcctgatcacttgatatgctctatgtctgccatgaatgctactctggatattgtctctattcctacttcatattctcaggcagtcactcatgattgttggaagaaggctatggcagaagaacttgcagcattggatgataaccatacgtgGGAGATTGTCCCTCGACCcactgaccaacagctaattggtagcaaatggatttattctgtaaagctcaagtctgatggattaTTGGATcaatacaaggctcgacttgtcgcccagggatacaaacaggaatacggaattgattacgatgagactttcgctcctgtggccaagatgaaaactgtttgtactcttctggctatatcttctgttcgctcatggccactctctcagatggatgtgaaaaatgcctttcttcatggaaacctccaagaaaccgtatatttgaaacctcctcctggctctttaattcttgacaataaggtatgccgcctaaagaaagccctgtatggcctcaaacaggcaccgcggacatggttccaacgctttcacaatgtggttacgggtgctggcttcactcaaagtggtcatgacccatccttatttttgcgcaccactgctcacGGCATTGTTATTGTTCTGGTTTATGTTGATGACTtcctactgactggtagcgatgctactggcatttcggctttaaaggaagttctgcaatcatcatttaagatgaaagacctcggccatcttacatattttcttggacttgaattttcacgttccaaTCGTGGGATTCTgctcagccagcgtaaatatactaaGGATCTTCTCACCTTAGCATCACTGACGGATCAGAAGATGGTTCAGACtcctttagaacttaacgttcactatggtcgtgatgatggtgatctacttgcacagcccgatttATACCGCCgtctggttgggagtctggtttacttaactatgactcgccttGATATTGTCTATGCTGTCCAAGtcatcagtcagtttgtttctgctcctcggactcttcacatgactgcggtgttgcgcatcctacggtaccttcgtgaaactctagatcgatctctgttcttctcctccacggcgactctagaccttcgtgcttattcggatgctgattgggccggatGCGCTCCCACgcgaagatctaccactgactactgtgtttttctcggcacttctctcatctcttggaagtgtaagaagcaggccactgtttccaaatcgagtacagaagccgagtatcgggcgatgtccgctgcgtgtagtgagcttgtctggttacgtggacttattTCAGACTTGAGCATTCCTCTAccgaatcctactccactccatgtcgataatctcagtgccatacAGATCGCCTCtaacccagtttttcatgaacgaatgaagcatattgaagttgactgtcactttattcgtgagaaatttcagtctgggctcatttctcttccacatgtggcatcccatgatcagattgctgacattctcaccAAATCCCTCACGTCTACACGTCACTCAtttcttgttggcaaactattacttgtcgatgaccagcattagtttgaggggggatgttagacacctcacataccttgtatatcttgttacCTTGTATATCTTATTTCTATAGGTAGGAGATACTGCGTTtacttctttccttgtatagatggttgtaatccctatatattcaaccccattgggttgtctcaaatatacagaaaatcttctgcatctctcaGTTTTCAAGATCAACATATTGAGAGATCGTTCCCCATTTCACATCAAACAGAACTGATTCTGGTGGAGATTTGAAGCCGTGTCGAGTCTTCAACCAGCTCTCCCCAAACAAAAAGGACCTGAATGTTGACAATAATGAAGGCACTGTTTCTTTCATATTCTTAGTGCAAGTCAGCAGTGAGAGAACATTAGCACTAGTTAGACCACCAGAAGATGAGACTAACTTGAACTGAATGACAACTTTCTTGATTGAACTTTCGAAATCTAGGACCACCCCAATTGCCTTCAGTTCAGCGATGAATGAGCAAATTTCATTACCATAAAAGGATTCATCAATAAGGGGAACTTCCACCACATTCAATAAAAGTCCATATTCAGAGTTAGGAAGAAAAGATGAAGAAGGAGACTTAAATCCTAAGCTTGTTTTCAACCAAGGTTCACAGCTGATCTTTTCAATTAAACCAGCAGCCAAAGGACCCAAATTTCGGAGGCACCTTAGTATCAGCAGAACACTTTCTCTAGTTACAGTAGATAGAGCTTCGGGAAATGTGAAATTATCTGCAGTCAATTTATACACCTCTTCCATGTCCATCACAACTCCCAACAACTTGAGCTCAGCAGTATAGCAACCAAAAGTGGTTCCGTAGAATGTTTCATCGATGACAGGAAGGTTTGTAATTTGTAAAAGAGCTCCTGTAATAGATGGAAGGAAAACCGACCCAAATGGAGCTACATACCCTTTAGAGCTCTTCATCCATTCCCCCTTTCTCAAAGTTCTCAAAAATTCATCATAGAGTTTTTCTCCCTTCTTTAAGTATCTAATAAACTCCAGCAGTAAAATTCCATGTTCGCTAGTAATTCTTGATGAAGCAAGAGATGTAACATGGTCGATTATTAGTCTGCATACATCCATCGACTCAAACCTCACCCCAATCAATTTCAGCTCATCTGCATACAATCTAATCTTCGTCCCATAAAACTGCTCATCTATAACTGAGAAGCCCCAGAGAACATTACCCATTTGCAAGAAAACATATTCCCCCTCGTCATGAAAAAGAAAGCAATGATTTGGTGAATTGAAGCCAGAGCAGGTTTTCATCCATTTCCCAACTCTTATGCGCTCGATGAACATTGCAGGCATCTCCACTTTGTTAAACTGCAAAGTCCGGATCCATTCAAGTAGCAAAAATGCCTGATCTACTCGTAGTTGTGAGGAAGCCACCGGCAATGCCAGATACGGAGGACATAGTTCCAGCAAGTCCTTGGCTTTCATATACTTGGTTAGAAATTTGATTAGATCTTCCTTCGGCGTATGCTCCCCGGCAAAAGTACCGCTTTCAGTATATGCCTCCCCTAAATCAATGTACTTCTTTTCTACAAATGGATTGCAACCCATCAGCTTCACCCACTTACTTCCAGATGCAGGAACAAGAGTTTCAGTCCTTTCATCACATATTTGGTCATGCCCAGCAATTATGGGCATGGATTCACGGACACTGTAGACCTCAGATTCAGTAACAAAATTCTTCAAGTGGGAGTGATACAGAAAATGAGTGAGTGAtttcagaagttttgggtcaCCTGTTTCCCTTGCAAATTCCTGAACCAGATAAATATATTCATAGACAGTAGCAGATACCACGCCTGCATCACCAGAAAGCCAAGCAAACAAGTGTCTTCTACTAACATGGCTTACAAGAGCCATCTGATTGGAAACGGATAAGAAATACAGATTACCCGGACATCCGAACTCTATGTTCCACTTATTGATCCAGGCATGCTGTTGAGAGTCCAAAGCATAACAAACATTTTCTACCTGTTTAACATAACGGACATCACCAAACATCCACTTCCGCTCTGCAGTAATGTATCTGCTAAGAGGGATGCTTCTTACATCAATAGTGCCAAGAATTTTCCAGTTAATAGCAATAAAGTAAAGTAGCTCCATGTAAACATCTGAAGGAGCAAGAGATGTGAGTTTGCAGTCTTCGATGCACTTCACATACCATTTACATTCAGATTCTGCAGGTACCACTTCAAGAAAATCCAGAGCCATATTGTATCGTATGAGGTCAAGGGAAGAATGCAAAACATGCTTCCCCACAGAGGAAATACTCTATGCCTTCTTCCTTCGCCTGATCAAGGATTTTGCGGAAAGCAGGCAGGAGTCTCCTTGCTTTGGTAGGCCTACAGAAGACCTGTTTGTCATCAGAAAAAGATTCATAACGCACAATATGCTGGTTTTTCAGCATGGTTCTGATGGTCTTTCTGACATTGTCGAGTTCTGCAACAAAGGATGCCTGAACTGGCAAGAAGTCCAGCATCGAGGCCACAGGAGAAAGATGGGTGGTCCCTTCAGACTTCATGCAAGTGACAAAGGCACTGACAAATGCAGAAGGAACGCAATCCAGAATGCTCAAGTTCCATTTTTTATCTAGAAGTACAGTTTCTCTAGATGATGCAAGTATAAAATCGGCATGAATTACGAACGGAAAGTTGGTGACCATCGCTGTTGGCAGAAAGGCATAGATACCAGCAGAAGATGTTCCTCTTTTCAGTCTCTCTCCAAACGGGAATGCGAGTGAAATCACCCATTCCTCCGTCTCCTTCCTACCATCCACCTTTGCCTCAGGCTTCAGCGGAAATGCCTGTCTCCATATATAGTATGAGCACTTATTCTCGTCAGTTCCCTCTTGAACTGAAAGATGGAGAATACACGAATTTGCTCTTTTATCATCGAAAGTTACATGATCACTGTCGCTTGAGATTGAAATTTCTGAGCAGGTTTCCACAGCACGAGGATCACCACTGCTTTCACGCACCGATAGCTTTTTGCTCTTGGATAAGAATAGCAGGAGTTCAGGGTGCACTTCTGAGAGTTGTTTCTTCACAGCTTCCACCTTCTCAGACCTAAGAGGGAGAACaattgtggttgttgggagggTCTTAGAAGAACCATAAACGCTCTGTAAATCTGAAAGCATTGGTTTTGCATCAACCCATTCAGGGACGATATAACCAATACCGCAATCGGGGTTGGGCCCTTCACTGAACCTGATCTGATAGCCATTGCTAAATGTGTAAGGATGTGCACAAACAAGGAACACGCTCTTGAATCCAATTCCTGAAAATAGAAAGGAATGTTTTAGTACCTCTGGTTAAACATGACTGTTGATTCCATTAATCAACTTGACGTATTCATTCATCTTTAATTTGGATGTGCATTAAGTGGAAGAATGAGATTTAGCAGGATCAGTAACCTTGCTAAAGCATTTTATGATATTGCTAGTTCTACCTAAGTGATTATATATTTTAATGTCATTATAGTATGTATCTGTATCCACCAAAGCCAATCCTCCCAAACCAGCAAAACTATAGTTTAACATGTGACCCCACTGGTCTAATACACGACCCATATTTGGGTTGTCTCAGAAGACTAGGATATCAAGGATATTGAAATGAAATTAAGCTTACCTTTCTCTCCGATATATCCTTCTTGTCGCTTCCCCTTCTTGGTCGATCTGCCAATGCTGCAGATTGACTCAATGTTCTTCTTGGAAAAGCCAACCTCATTGTTGAAAACAAGCAGCATTGCAGTAGCACAAGTGCCAGTAATGTCTGTAGAAGTAATCACGAATTCAAGAGATGGGTCTACTTTGGGTTGGTATTCATTGTCTTCAGCATtctggaaagaaagaaagaaaagaagagcgaaaaaaaaataaaaaaatgagcaaaACCAACCAATGTTCTCGGCTCTGGGCTAGCTAATGTTGGCTCCATcaataaaagaataaagaaagagaaGGGTCTTTTCCAACTTTCAATTTTTCATCAAGGAGATGGAATGTTTGAAACTAGAATGTGATAATGAAAGAGAGGTTATGATTCTTGACGTAATAAACTACGCTGGCTTGGTTCATGGCACTTTAGTTGGGCCAGCATTTTTTAGAGGTGGGGCCACATTTCAAATATTCAGATCATTTACCTAGTATGATACACCATTGATGGGGATGGATAAAAATCTCCTTCATCAAACAATCAGACCTTCAATCAGTGGACATTTCCCTGAGAGGGACAACTTGACGGTTGGATGGGCCTCCTAAGAAATCAGGCCAATACAATCAtcaggaggaccacaccatagaaagcaatggccaaccacccaaaaacttccaaattcacGTGAGGGGCAACTTGAcggttggatgggcctgatttttggggcttcTCATTTCATGGTGAGGCAACCTTGCCAGATGAATTTGATGCCATagacacaccacagtgggccccacatgcatctgGTTGCAAGGATTTTCCAAATCTACAACTAGTTGTGCAAGTGGTTCGATCCTGACATTGACATGAACCATTGATATAATGATCCCAATAATGATGGATAGCCCATGCATCAAAACTCCCCCACAATGGAAGAATTCTAACCCTTTAATAAGCGGCCAGCAAATAGATGGTGGAGAAGTAAAATAGGAATCACATTAAACTGAACTTATACTTTTGGTGACTTTTGGGGATAggccatccattggggcccattAAAACAGTTCCAGTCACTGAAACACTGGCCCCCGCCCAAACTGAAATCTCAAATGGCTCTTTACAAACTTCAGCTAGAGATTGTATAATAGCTCATGCTAAAGATGAACCAAAGGTTTCTCTCCCCCACCACTTGTTTTGTGGTTTACTCGGGCCTGTTTTGGTCTGTGGGATTAAATggcatggaattgcattagatgggattaccaccgttattgcacaatgatcgcgtgtctggaaataccatggtattttgatgaTCCAACtcccatgtttgggatcaaattcttcctatGGAAAAACAATGTATTAAGCGAAACTTGAGTTTGGtcgaccatggaattgtaatcaacgaaccaGATTTGCAACTGATGTCAGTCACCTATACACGTGTACAACTCAAACATCAAGTGTAAAGAGCgcatatggatggacagcgtggataaaagacatgcatcaatgtgaggccatagatgtagtggatttcaaaatccaccataAATCCCACAagaaaccaaatgcaattccatcccacctaatcccactccTTCCTGTCGTCTCCAAACTCCGGATGGAATTTGcaagggaccaaatgcaattccatcccacctaagcccacaTACCAAACTGGCCCATATcttcagttctgacaagtgggccccatttttttGTAATCCATACTGTTGGTTGTATCCGACCGTCGATAGACGATGTCCCAAAAACCTCCTGCATGCAATGATCCTAACCTTCATATTCGTGGCCTAACGGTAGCTAGTTGAGAAATGCAGCAAATGTTCACATTCAAATAGGGGACCCAACAGTCCAATGGTCTAGAATAAAGAGgcatggccccacttgtcagaccTGTAAAACAAGTATACTGCGCAAAGGCCTGAGTATCAACTTCATCAATGAAATCTGAAAATCGGATTTCTGAAATCCCACCAAAATTTTTATCAATATAAACAAAGGAAAATGAAAGagatggatctctctctctctctctctccaaatgaAAGAGATGGGTCATAAAACAAAAGGGATTTTCCGTTTTCAGCTCCTCTGTTTTCTTCaatgagaagaggaagaagaaaaaagaacctGTAAGAGTTCCATAAGGAAATGGACGTCTTTCGTATATAGCTCAGCAGATAGATTTCTAACAGCTTGATTGAGGTCTTCCGTTAGTAGATTTTTCTCTCCTCCTGTGGAGAATTtcaaccgtcggatctcttctacgtGTTGCTTTGCTGCTGTAGCAGCAGGAGTTGCCATGGATTTTCTTGAACAAGGCCAGAGAAATGGTTTGTGGTTAGTAtaaaatagggagagagagaaacagaggtGGAGACGGTTGATGCCTTGGCAGAGAGATTTGAAAAGGCGATGAATGGTTACTCTTTCGTTCCCGGGAAAAGCAACTGTCAAATGCCACTGTTTATGCCAATAATTTCTGAACAACCACTTTCTTGAAAGTGACtcattgcgtactaagtaaactctgtggggcctacctgtgATGTAGGTtggatatccacgccgtccacccgttttaaaagatcattttatgggatgatgaCGAAATTTAATCATATTGAAGtaacaaatggaccacaccacaggaaagagtggggatggTAACCTCCACCGTTCAAGCCTTCTCAGGGCCCgcagtgatgtctatttgtcatccaacctttttataatgtcaaaaagacatggattaatcgaaaacacaaatataatattgatctgaaacttccttGGCCCGTAATAATTTTTGAACGGTAAGTGTTTAATTCTCCctgttttctgcggtgtggtccaattgagcttttgaTGTGATAGAATTTTGGGTTCATGGtttaaaattaaatgaaaaaaatggatggacggaatggataatgcacatatatcatggtgggccccacatagtttactaagTACGCGTGTGGCCCCTTTGGATCGAGGAATTAAACGAGGCGCGCGCTCCAATGGCACGGTACCGGCCAGGTGTGGCGGCGTAATCTGCCGTTGCTTCTGGTAACTGAGAGTACGGGTTTAACACGTGTATGCAATAGAATTTGAGAAATCAAATGGAATGAGATGTGTTTGCCATTAAACAGGAGCGagatacatccacgccgtccatctgtattgaaagctcatggCATGATCCAAATCAGCGCTCggcgagctccaagttgtacgaacggttcaaggtagatcaaagttacatggcccacaataggtgtttattatatctgcaccattCACCCATTTggctagattattttagagcatgcgcTACAAATTGAGTCATatctaaagctaaagtggaccacaccacaaaatattagtgggacaatgattatcaccgttaaaatatttataggacccactataacatttattttccatacaatctattcataaggtcatacggacctcggtgaaaattaaaaacaaacaaatatcatattaatccaggACCCATGTGACCCTGagaggatttcaacggtagatgtatAATTTCCTactttttgcggtgtggtccacttaatctttaaaTCTGCGTTATTTTTTCCACTTAAGCATTGAAACGAGCTCGACAAGTGGACgtacagtttggatataaaacatggaGGTACGATGGAACCCACGAaccttagtgacgtcaacacaccagcagAGTCGGCGATGTGAATTGCGTGGCACACCGTCTGATTCAACAAAGATTGTTTACGTCCTCAATCTCCCAGTTGTACCAGTGATTTTAAAGGATATTACAGTTGCTcgaggggtcgtttggcaccgtagATCGGGGGATTttaggttgtttggcaccataaagtaatcagAGTAGGGCTGTATATCAAGTTCAACCGAGTCGAGCCATCTCGAACACTAGCTGGCCtcaactcaaacttggctcggctcggtctccAAGCCTGACTAGCCAACTCAGCTCCGTTCGGTAAGCAGTTTGAGCCAGATccagctgagttcgagccaagatctaGTCGAGTTTGacattgcagcattttcataaacacctagactgcacctgCAAAATTTCATTGTGTTTGACACAACAGCAacagttttacaagtattttatcaaacactttctaagcaacataaaatcaagaaaaaaaatggtgttAGTTtaatacataccttccttgccaacgGCCACACTTCTtcgagccatttcatcaaacacttggtgagcaacatcaatatcaaagcaaCTGAGTCACTGAATTGATTCAATCCAAGGTCAATtcgagctggggccaactcgaactcagctcaaactcatttttgagctcaaaaattcagctcaactcggctcgaactcaacttcgaaccgagtcaaatcaagctttttcaagtcgagtcgagcaagcttcggttcgtgtaca containing:
- the LOC131238803 gene encoding uncharacterized protein LOC131238803, with translation MALDFLEVVPAESECKWYVKCIEDCKLTSLAPSDVYMELLYFIAINWKILGTIDVRSIPLSRYITAERKWMFGDVRYVKQVENVCYALDSQQHAWINKWNIEFGCPGNLYFLSVSNQMALVSHVSRRHLFAWLSGDAGVVSATVYEYIYLVQEFARETGDPKLLKSLTHFLYHSHLKNFVTESEVYSVRESMPIIAGHDQICDERTETLVPASGSKWVKLMGCNPFVEKKYIDLGEAYTESGTFAGEHTPKEDLIKFLTKYMKAKDLLELCPPYLALPVASSQLRVDQAFLLLEWIRTLQFNKVEMPAMFIERIRVGKWMKTCSGFNSPNHCFLFHDEGEYVFLQMGNVLWGFSVIDEQFYGTKIRLYADELKLIGVRFESMDVCRLIIDHVTSLASSRITSEHGILLLEFIRYLKKGEKLYDEFLRTLRKGEWMKSSKGYVAPFGSVFLPSITGALLQITNLPVIDETFYGTTFGCYTAELKLLGVVMDMEEVYKLTADNFTFPEALSTVTRESVLLILRCLRNLGPLAAGLIEKISCEPWLKTSLGFKSPSSSFLPNSEYGLLLNVVEVPLIDESFYGNEICSFIAELKAIGVVLDFESSIKKVVIQFKLVSSSGGLTSANVLSLLTCTKNMKETVPSLLSTFRSFLFGESWLKTRHGFKSPPESVLFDVKWGTISQYVDLEN